A segment of the Toxotes jaculatrix isolate fToxJac2 chromosome 2, fToxJac2.pri, whole genome shotgun sequence genome:
ATGTCTAAAGACATTTACACAGGTTtataaaaatacagacagagtACCTGCTCAGAGTGAGGGTCGTTGTATTAACAATGGCTTTGTTCTGAAATTCATCTATCATCAGTTTTATTCACTCACACATGAAAAATATGTATTGTTTAAATTTAGTGGACgttaatttttcttctttttgaacTGCACGACGCCTCTTGTCTAAACTAATGATTCAACACATGCAAACTTTATGAATTGGTGTTTACACACTTAGAAAGCAGGGTAGTAGCTGTAATATAAAACTTAAGTGTAATCATTCCTCATATATTAATCTAGTGCCTGCGCATGAAAGAGAGTTTGGCATATAAGAACATCAGCCATAAAGAAAATATACGGAAAATGGCAACAAACAAACTCAGAGAAAACCCTGTTGATATTACAAAGACTCTGACTGTGCTTTGGTATTGATTGTCAGTACCACTGCAACCATCACACAGTGAAACCAGATTCTCTTCTCTAAATCAATATCCGAAAACACATCAAAGGCCTTAATTTGGTATTTTCCAGCTATTATGGTCAAACTATTCTGTAGAAACAAAACATCGGCTGTTGTGGTTAGATACAGGCAAACAGGAAACATTTGAAGTAGCTTGAAGTATTCTGTGCGATAGCGAAACAAGTTATGAAAAAAACTAGAATGCACTTTACTGAATTAGATTTAGTTACAAACTTGTGTATACTTACAAATCCCCTACAGACATGATTTAAGATATGACATTTGATTTATCCACAAAAGattaatgaataaaaattaTTAAACACTTCTACTAATGGAACCACCTGAAGtcccaaaaaaacattttctttaaatcatgTGCACGTGTGTTATCATGTGTgaacaaaatccaaaaacatTCGTAATCATTCAGGACTCCTTCCCTCTCAATGAGAAATCCAGAATTTATGAATAAGCTaatattttttgttgtaaaAGTTTAACTACTGGAAACAAGATGTCTGCTGCGTGAAAGAAAAGTCCGATCAGAGGTCAAACATCCAAATAACGATGAGCAAAGCACATTTCTGAGTGCAGGGTGATATTAAATACCACCACAGAGCCACATTtcaactgcaaaacaaaactttaaaagtCCTGTTCCACCTCACTGCCATTATTCTGAGAAATGCACAGCACTGATCTGTTCAAGATGCCACACTGGGCCAAAGTCATATCCATATCTGTGAAGGTCCTACGAGGCACATCCATAGTCTCAATGGAGGCCTCTCCATACGTGGCTCCATACCTGGCCTCTGCACTGGCTCTCACCATCAGCAGAGTGTCTGTGGGCTCAAAGTGCTGCTCGAACCTCCTGCCACACGGTGCTCGGATAGCCAAGAGCAAACTGCCACTGGTTGTTACTGGTCCTGGGTGTAGCGGCTTAGGCCGGATCCTGAGGGGTCCATCAGCCCCCCTGtcacctccagagctgctggTCTGTGCTGTGGGGAGATCTGGCTCCTCATGCCTCTGAGTTTGCTGCAGGATAGAATCATCAGACAGGGTGAGCTTGGACATGTTTTTGTTCAGGCCTCTCCCTGGACTCACCGCTGACCGCCTCCTCTCTATGGACGGCAGGACCTTGTACTTGTTGAAGGTCCGCAGCGGAGCAGCGGGAGCGTGTTGCAGCAGGTGCAGAACTTCATCCTGGCCCAGGTGGCCGGTCTGCCTCATGGTGGGCTGGGACTGGGAGCGGAGGTTTCTGTCCGGCCTGCTGTGCACGGGAGTCTCTGGGGACACAGGTGTCCTCTGGATGCTGTCTGCGTTGTTTAAAGCAGGTCTGCTTCGTCCTTTGGAGGACTTTGGCCTtgttaaatgcattgataaccTGTTTGGGGTCTCTCTTGCGTTAGAGTTCACGATGGCCTGCGCGTGAAGATTTCcaggtgtttcctgttttcagtccTTCGCaaaaaaagagtaaagaaaGTCACAGCTGAGTTAATATTGGTCCCCATTGTCCCTGAGGACAAGCTGGTAGGACAGTTTTAGAAGCTGTCATACAACCTGCAAGTATATAGGTTTATTACCGTACCTACATTACGGGTTAAAACACCGTTTGTGCGCATTACTTTCCAGTCGCTTTCCACCCAGTTTCAGTCCCCCTCTTCAGCGTCACTGGTTACCATGAAAGTGTGGTTGCCATGACGACGGCCTGCAGTCAGAGACAGGGAGCTCCCTGGTGTTGAAAGCACACAACTGCAGCTAAattgatcagattttttttttccccccctcagTGAGTTCACTTTCTCAGCAAATGTCACAGAAATCTATCAAAAATGCTGTAATATGCTTCataagcttttgtttttgcacgtaaaacacacaaaataaaactaaagtaATTCCAGTAATTCAATACAAAACTATACATTCTTGTATAGGACTGCCCCAGAGATGCAGAATATGTCCAGACATCCAGCAAAGACAGAAGATCCAAAAAAGACACCGTCCTGGTATGGACTGTAAATGGGCTGTAAATGATGAAGCACCACATCGTCCTGTATGATTATAAAAACGCTCTGGATTCAGCCTCACCTGCCACGTGTCTTTCATAGAGGTCAACAAGGaatgaaaaatgccaaaagcaTTAGCATCAGTATATACCAAAAGTTTTTATTGATCCATGACTTCATATAAAgtgcagtaaaaagaaaaaacctatATCAAAATGAACTTATCTCCTCATTTactttactcaagtaaaaggcCAGTGGACAGAATGTGCAGATCAGTAATCAATTGTCAAATAAATCTAACAtcaaacaaattaaaaccaTCAACCAAGTGGATTTTTTATTAAGTTACACAGATGAGCTGTTTGAATTCATATATATAagatatatataatatacagcaTAAACAATACACCCTTCACTTCAAAAGAGTAACCCATTAAACCCTGTGCATTAGCGATAAACACTGTATAGCTAATGTACAGCTATAAACATTGTATAGCTTACATCTGAGAACCAGGAAAGCAGAAACCTGCTGTTTCCGCTTGGAAGAAAATACTTCTCCCCAAATTTTTTGGggataaataatgaaaacaaacagcttttaGCAGTGAGCAAAGACTTCTGAGTCCCACTGTCGTTCCCTCCATCTATTTCaattacaaacacattaatataCAAGCAAAAAGTGAATTGAAAAGATAATTTACACATCAGAGTAAAGAGAAACATGCAATATTATAATTAACAGTAGTTTCATATTAAAAACTGATAATGGAGTCAGTGCAGACAAGTGTCTGTGAAATTATGATTAATTATTTGTGCCCAACACCGTACAGATAATACACAACCTCTGAATCACCAAACAATAGCAGCAGCTCGCTCAACAACCCATCAGCAGGGACACATGGACATTCGATGATGTAATGTATAAAGAGGCAAGCCCTTCTTGCTGCCTATGGTAAGTCAAGCAGGTTATGTTGAGCGTAAAGTTCCTCTGTGATCTGGTACACCTCAGAGATGAGAGGCAGGGCTTCTCCCAGCATGGCCACGACCTGCTCTTGGGGGCCTACGTTCATCACTTCAAAGAAAGCAGGACGCCCAGGGAGCACACAGAACGCCATGCCTGCAGCCTTACGGACCACCCAAGGGTGGTGCTGGGCGAGGGACTCGTTGTAGGCCTCTGCACACATGACAGATGTCTTGCTGTCCTCAGTGCTGGTGCGGAGGCGCTCCAGGAAAAGCTCCAGCCACCTCAGTGCACGATGGAGCCTCAGCAGGGTACGGCAGCCTGACTCTGGGTGGCTGCCTCTCTTGGTCAGGTCCACGAGTTGATTCTCCAGCTCATATTTTACCATCGACTGGACGGTGACGTACTGAGACCCGTTCTCGCCATTCAGGTAGTTAACCAGGATCTGGATCTTGTTGACAGCATCCTTAGAAATGAAGCCAAAGACACTCCCTAAGCTGTTCAGAAACCTATTAAAGTGATACACAAAAACAGTCTGTTAAACACCTCTATGTCATTTAGCAGTCTGTTACAGTCAAGGATGCATTACCAGCAGGGAAAAGTGGGCAATTGCTGAGGGATCGCAGACCCCCAGGGGCACCAAGAGCCCACCCCCTTGTCTTCATAATTTCATTAGCCACTaatctgtttttgattttgcaCCACTGAAGAACAATCTCAACTCCGCCCTCCGTCCAGGCTGAGAATTTAACCACATAAATCCAACACACGCCAAAAGAACTGACCCCGACCCACTTACTTTACAAGCCCACGCCACCCGGCGACGTAGTGTTGAAGGTACACCTCTTTATTTTCCGACAGACACATTTTGAAAGTGTCGAGAACCTCCTGTAAGCAGAATCTCTGGTCCTCTGATGCCACAGAATCAGCCATGGTTCACTATGAGGAAATGCTGTCGAACAGGCAATAAATGAATGAGCGGAGTGTCTGAAGGCCACCAACAAACCGGAAGTCGCTACAGATATAAGTTCTGGTGTAAACAATCAAAGACCGAGCACACTACCTGCCAAAAGACctaaaaatgaaagcaaaactCCGCATTTCTCTTGAGCTACGTTAAACGACAGGTCATTCCTGCTCTAATCCGCCTCTACTGCGCAGACTCGGGCCGGAAAACACCGGAAATTGACACACTTtgccttcaaagtaaaagcgTTGGCGTTGGGAGTTGCAGCTCACCACGGTATAGTGTCTGCTGTGAGATAAATTTAATCATAGGACATCCCCACGGTTCTATACCCGTTCTATAGCATTCGAAAGCGGGAGAAGATAAAAGTCTATGGAGAAACTAATGAGGAAAATAATTAGTTGCATCCATGCTTGAGTGTCAATGTTTACAAaaagggttttattttgaatgcatTAACcggaagttttttttattggtggCGGGTAGCTTGACATACAAACGCCCCACATGTACACAACAAGttagacaataaacatttctttATAGACAAAGAGTTATTCATCTGGAGCAGCCGGGCCGTTGGGGTTATGTCCTTAAAGTGGGTGCCCTGACGAGAAAACATGCCTGAGATAAAAGTAACGCCACTGGGTGAGTATACCATTGCAGTGGCTAGCTAGCATCTGCTAAGCTAGTTCCGTCAACATTTTTACTTCAGCAAGATAACTTTAACGTTACGTAttggctttttaaaaagtattaattTGGGTATTTTCTGCTATGGTGGTCCCGAAACAGCAAGCTACGTCCCTTGCTGTTTAGCAGCTGTTTGTTAGCTGCTGTCGCTAAATAAGTGGCGGTTACTGTGTGTTCTTTAAAGCTTTCTTACAACTTCACTTTCCCTCTCCAAGGTGCTGGACAGGATGTGGGCCGCAGCTGCATCCTTGTCTCCATTGGAGGCAAAAACATCATGTTGGACTGTGGTATGCACATGGGATACAACGATGACGTGAGTAAAGCAGCTTATTTACAAAAGCAACATAACCACCGGATAAGATAAACAACCCGCATACATTCACTGAGCACTTCATTGGATAGTTGCTCCATTTGCTtgcaaaacagcctcagttctttgtggcacTGATTCCACACGATGTTGTGAACATTCATTTGAGATTCTGGTCCGTGTCACGTagtttctgcagatttgtcctCTGCACATTCATTGCTGCACAACCTCCCGTTCTACCACGTCCCAGAGGCGTTCTGTTGGTCTCAGCTCCGGTGAtcggggaggccactgaagtacaCTGACCACCCTGTCATGTTTAAAATTTGACACaagaatataaaatgaaatggcATGTGACAGACAAAATTCAAGCATGACACAGGTTTAAAAGACCTTCTTTAAGACCTTACAGATTTATGTGAATGTTGTGACTTGCAAATTAGTGATAGTATATATAATATTACTCATTATTCAAATTGTACAATCATCCACACTTCTCTCATCTTTCTGGTTCCTACAGTACAATGTTTTTACACCTGTTTTTAAAACCTGCAGTGTCATCACCAGGTAGTTGCTGTAATACAGGGTTGTTGGTCAGTCAGAATGATAAACCCTCACTCATCCACTCATCTCCTGTTGTAGCTTTTTTAAATATGAGAATTTTGTGCATTATGTCAGtgttaaactgaatatctttggatttatCTTGGGCTCTGGAAAATTAcaactaataaaaataatcattaattgTGCCCCTACTTGAAATCAGTATTGCTACaaaagcagattttattttgattgcGCTGCACTTAAAACCTGTTATTAAAAACCTGATTTGATATTGTGTGTCTCACATGTTTTTGACCCTGTGAAGATGGTAATTTCCTGTTTGATCCCAATTGAACGCGAGTCTGTTGTCGTTCCAGAGACGTTTCCCTGATTTTTCTTATGTAACCCAGAATGGACGTCTGACAGATTTTCTGGACTGTGTGATCATCAGGTTTGTTGTCTGAATACAACAGTTTAATCGTAAtgcctcttttctgttttattcatatCTATAACATTAAACAATCCTGAGGTTTTACTTGGCTGCACCTGTTCCTTTCTCAGCCATTTCCACTTGGACCACTGTGGCGCTCTGCCTTACATGAGTGAGATGGTGGGCTACGATGGACCCATCTACATGACCCATCCCACCAAGGCTATCTGTCCCATCTTACTGGAAGACTTCCGGAAGATCACTGTCGATAAAAAGGGAGAGACCAACTTCTTCACCTCGCAAATGATCAAGGACTGCATGAAGAAAGTGGTACCTTTGAACCTCCACCAAACTGTCCAGGTGCAGCGCTGATATCATTTTTGACGCGCCCTCGTATCTGTCTGTTAATCATTTCTGCACCAGCTGCTCGTCTCTTTTGATGGTAAATCAAGCTGTTTCTGTTGTGCTGCTGGCAGGTGGATGATGAGCTGGAGATCAAGGCGTACTATGCAGGCCATGTCCTGGGAGCCGCCATGGTGCACATCAAAGTGGGATCAGAGTCTGTGGTCTATACTGTGAGTGTAAACAAGTCTGCACTGTTCTTGTGTCAGTGAATTCGACAGCCACAGTCTCAGAATATTGTCTGTTCATTTTTAGGGAGACTATAACATGACGCCTGACAGGCATTTAGGGTAAgtgacatttactgtatttatcgATTATCCGCTGGAGTTTATGTTTGTGACATACCACACAGTCTATTCATCCTCATGTTATATATTTGTAGTGCTGCGTGGATCGATAAGTGCCGGCCAGATATCCTCATCTCAGAGTCTACGTACGCCACCACCATCCGTGACTCgaagagatgcagagagagggacTTTTTGAAGAAGGTCCACGAAACCatagaaagaggaggaaaggtgaAGCTTAATTAGTTGAACACTGTATTTTGGGCTGGagattttttgtttcttttttaaatataaggtcatggaaataaaattaaggtttttaaaatgaaagatttttcttttcttgttatATTTTCAGGTTCTCATCCCCGTTTTTGCCCTTGGAAGAGCACAAGAACTCTGCATCCTGTTGGAAACATTTTGGTAGGTTTGTTCTTcgattttaaaataaatcccACAGAAGCTTTTAATGATTTCTTAAATGCCCAGTATAGGTTTGTGAATGTGAACAAGCCTCTGTCAAAGCTAGAAGTAGCAGACAATGATGTGTGGAGATAATCACAGTCTGCTGCCGGGATGAATGATATTAGATGAAGgccatttttctgctttgtaaTTGTTGGCATtccaattaaataaaaagtccTTTCAATCGGGAGCAATTGCACATTATTACAATACACAAAGGTCATAAattgtgcagaaaaaaatagcTGTTCCCTAATAGctattcatttttattaagcTTGATATAATAATGGTGGTATGTTAACTTTGTCATTGGACAGACACTCTAATTACCTCCTCTCATCGCGCAGGGAGAGGATGAACCTAAAGGCCCCGATCTACTTCTCCACTGGGCTGACGGAGAAAGCTAATCATTACTACAAGCTTTTCATAACATGGACAAACCAGAAAATTCGAAAAACCTTTGTACAGAGAAACATGTTTGAATTTAAGCACATCAAGGCTTTTGATCGCTCCTACGCTGATAATCCTGGACCTATGGTAAGTTTTGTTTCTCCTCCAAAATGTGCAAATATTTAAAAGGtttctcataaaaaaaatcgAATTGCAGTGaactacaaaaaaatgtacGCTTTCAGGTGGTGTTTGCCACACCAGGTATGCTGCATGCTGGTCAGTCTTTGCAAATCTTCAAGAAATGGGCCGGCAATGAGAAGAACATGGTGAGTCTCATAAGGGAATGtgaggtgtttttaaaaataacaagacTCGATGTACAACTAGTTCTGCTTTTCTTAGGTAATCATGCCTGGATATTGTGTACAAGGAACAATCGGTCATAAGATCTTAAATGggcagaggaagctggagaTGGAAGGGAGAGCAACGGTAAgatttttttataaataaagtttttattttctgctgcatCCGTGTGAGTCATACGATCATACTGTATTTTATGGCTTGGATTATTTCTTTGTGCACGGCACATAAAGGCACATAATTTGTGCCTGAAACTCATCAGCTACATCATGTCatcccctttttttctcttcttccttgtGATTTCTAACTGTTACTGCTGAGAAGCTTAAAAAagaatagttcagcattttgggaaatatgctgcCGCAGAAGCAAATAGGCATATTTCTCATATAACTCTCACCACAGGAGTTATATGAGAATAAAGAGAATTTAAATAGATCTTTAACCCCTGACGGTCTCCTCCCCTTTGTTGTGTTCTTGCGTGTCTAAGTCTCTCTGAGTTCGTGAAATTGTCAACGTGATCGGTGTGAACAACAAGACAGACTTTTATCCTTTCTGTTACAGCTGGATGTGAAGCTACAGGTGGAGTACATGTCCTTCAGCGCCCATGCGGATGCTAAAGGCATCATGCAGCTCATTCGTATGGCAGAGCCTCGCAACATGCTGCTGGTACATGGGGAGGCCGCGAAAATGGAGTTCCTCAAGGGCAAGATTGAACAGGAGTTCAGTAAGTGTGGCTCCATCTGTCGGACAGACCTGCACACTCGATCTGTGCTGTATGATCATCTACGGTCGTATATATGTAGGCTCACAGTACAGAGGGAGGGGATTTTCAGTCGTGTTAAtactttatgttttttaaatggcagGCATAGACTGTTATATGCCGGCCAATGGAGAGACGGCAACTGTGACGACAAACCCCAGTGTGCCCGTGGACATCTCACTCAACCTGCTGAAGAGGGAGATGGCTCTCGGAGGTGTGTAATGGTAGTTCAGAAActgtgggagtttttttttagttcagtttaTGGTCAAAGGAGTCATAAACTGGCACTCCTGATAATAATGGAGAAGGTACACTGTACCCACgcagtttcagtttctcaacttttttttgacttgacattttgacttgttgaTTTGATTGAAGTGTTTGTTCACGATGCTTTACACGGCTACTAATCCTGTCCCATGATATCATGACCCGGATTGGTTGTTATAATGACAAATGTAAAGATTTAACAGTAAAAGACAGTTGTGGATCACTACTGActaatttaattttatgtttattattgaGGGTGGCGTCGTACcttgaaatgtgtttctaatatttttcaCCCCTCATGTTTCTAAGCGGGGTGGGCACAACAGTGGAAACACCTCTCAATATAACGCAGTACAAAACCACCACTAACTACAACCTCAGTAACAAACATGTAAATCAATTAACGCCTCTGAGAGTTTTTGCTAAAACTGGAACATTATAAACTTTGTAAAGGTAGAATTTATGGCAGAGCTGTTGTGTTGAATTGCAATAGATTGTGCAGGTGTATCCAGTTTTAACAATCTACGTGCgtatgaatgtatttatttgcttgtttattCATACATTTATGTAATAAACCCTTCTTGTGTTGAAGGGCCTCTGCCTGACCCAAAAAAACCTCGCACCATGCACGGCACCCTGATCATGAAAGAAAACGTGAGTTATGAACTTTTAACTAGATACCAGTCCAGGAAGTGTGTCGCTcctttttgatattttaaatatttaatattttctggACTGCAGTATAGTGGTATTTCCCTGAGTCATTGTGATTGACACATGCTGATTCACCctcttgttttcttcctccGAGCACAGAGTCTGAAGCTGGTGTCGTCGGAGCAGGCCCTGAAGGAGCTGGGCCTCAACGAACATCAGTTACGCTTCACCTGCCGCGTGCAGCTCCAGGACCCGCACAGCGACCCCGACACGCTCCACAGGATCTACACACACCTCAAAAGGTGAGAGTATCACCGCAGGAGGGTGAGGGTCACTGGGCCTCCTGCATCTAAAAACTCATCTGCATTATTTTGTAATTCATCTGCACCATCCACTTTTCCTACCTTCTTCCTGTAAACcacattttttgtttgcacTTGTATTCAGGAAAAAAACGCTTTTTTCTCCCAGTTttattctcttttgtctttaagCATATGTGTGAATTACTTGAGCGAATACAGTACGTGGAGCTTTTCTCCTTTATTGTTAGATGATTTTTATGTGAGTTGAAATCGGTATCAGATTTCTGAGAAACTATTCACGTCTCCTGTATTTTGTGACATGTAAcctttgcttttgcttttctaTGCTTCAGCGTGTTGAAAGGTTACACCATCCAGCACCTCCCAGACGGCACCGTCATGGTGGAGTCCATTGTCATCAAagtctcctcctctgctgaggACACCAACACCAAGGTCCTGCTGCTTTCCTGGAGCTACCAGGTAAAACATTTGACTGTCTATGCTTGAGTCAACTTTACTGAACTTCACTAAATGGTTTTTCAAATGCCTTCAACATCAAAGCTGCTTAGACTTCAGTTTACTTCAGATATttactgtctcactgtctcaggTGATATAAcccttaaataaaacacacaggagagaaggagTGATGCATCTTAGCCACAATGAGTGCAAGGACAATGACTGAGGTTGAATATAATATATCCTGTTCTAGATCCTTTCAGCTGAAGCACGCGAGTGTGTCTTTTTGGGTGGAATGCACTCTGACCACACTGTCTGCTAaacgttttttttgttgttgagttgAGGCCTGGCCACACAGAATATGAAAACA
Coding sequences within it:
- the ubxn10 gene encoding UBX domain-containing protein 10; protein product: MHLTRPKSSKGRSRPALNNADSIQRTPVSPETPVHSRPDRNLRSQSQPTMRQTGHLGQDEVLHLLQHAPAAPLRTFNKYKVLPSIERRRSAVSPGRGLNKNMSKLTLSDDSILQQTQRHEEPDLPTAQTSSSGGDRGADGPLRIRPKPLHPGPVTTSGSLLLAIRAPCGRRFEQHFEPTDTLLMVRASAEARYGATYGEASIETMDVPRRTFTDMDMTLAQCGILNRSVLCISQNNGSEVEQDF
- the LOC121194171 gene encoding ceramide-1-phosphate transfer protein, which encodes MADSVASEDQRFCLQEVLDTFKMCLSENKEVYLQHYVAGWRGLVKFLNSLGSVFGFISKDAVNKIQILVNYLNGENGSQYVTVQSMVKYELENQLVDLTKRGSHPESGCRTLLRLHRALRWLELFLERLRTSTEDSKTSVMCAEAYNESLAQHHPWVVRKAAGMAFCVLPGRPAFFEVMNVGPQEQVVAMLGEALPLISEVYQITEELYAQHNLLDLP
- the ints11 gene encoding integrator complex subunit 11 — translated: MPEIKVTPLGAGQDVGRSCILVSIGGKNIMLDCGMHMGYNDDRRFPDFSYVTQNGRLTDFLDCVIISHFHLDHCGALPYMSEMVGYDGPIYMTHPTKAICPILLEDFRKITVDKKGETNFFTSQMIKDCMKKVVPLNLHQTVQVDDELEIKAYYAGHVLGAAMVHIKVGSESVVYTGDYNMTPDRHLGAAWIDKCRPDILISESTYATTIRDSKRCRERDFLKKVHETIERGGKVLIPVFALGRAQELCILLETFWERMNLKAPIYFSTGLTEKANHYYKLFITWTNQKIRKTFVQRNMFEFKHIKAFDRSYADNPGPMVVFATPGMLHAGQSLQIFKKWAGNEKNMVIMPGYCVQGTIGHKILNGQRKLEMEGRATLDVKLQVEYMSFSAHADAKGIMQLIRMAEPRNMLLVHGEAAKMEFLKGKIEQEFSIDCYMPANGETATVTTNPSVPVDISLNLLKREMALGGPLPDPKKPRTMHGTLIMKENSLKLVSSEQALKELGLNEHQLRFTCRVQLQDPHSDPDTLHRIYTHLKSVLKGYTIQHLPDGTVMVESIVIKVSSSAEDTNTKVLLLSWSYQDEDLGSFLSTLLKKGLPSGLC